From Bactrocera oleae isolate idBacOlea1 chromosome 4, idBacOlea1, whole genome shotgun sequence:
tgtatgtttatgtatgagcatgcatacatatttacggagatttttgtcatggaaaaatattttaaatcgacaaaagcgtTGTTGTCACTTTTTTACTGTATTTTGTATGCTTGCGGGGTTGCACCTTTTCCCTTATGGAAGGAActtcagaaatttgttcaatttttgctttttagcTTTTACCTTCGTCGCGAAAAGACACTTGTAGGGAAAGACATGTTCGAAGAGATGTGTATGGCGTTTACTTTTTTCACATTGACTATAAAtgttactttgttttttttttcagttttacatGCATCCATTAAAATTCgcaaatgatattcatatcaatatacatatatgattgcatatacgcgtataaaaatataagccaaaagagtaacatACGGCTGTATAaccaaagcaagtctctgagcataatttttattcaatgctcagctctgttcatacgccactgttaaaatttctccttccgagctagctgtagtgaaacacgctcatcgtattttgataggttttgacaattcacacgctgggtCGTAGTTtgaccttctctatattttacattttctgaTGTATCTTTCCATATCTTGCATTTATGAACTGCCATTTTATTGATTTAACAGTGGTGTTTTCATTTCTATAGAAAATTTGGAGCGTTTaggcagagataaagagattcccaactcatctctcactggaaatgagagcgcaattgctaaacgtcaaaaactcctgaactcaggcaactATCAAAGTTCTGGAATTATTCTGGAATTTGCCACTAATAGTCGCTCCTGgaagaatatatattaaaataaactgattttatttgaaaaaagtaaagttttacatataagcaatactattcataaattaaaaaaaaaaaaacaatatgcaaccattttccggtcGAAAGGCGGCCATCTTGGAtgccaataaaaaattaaccccTAGACGGACTTGACATTTCTCATGGACCCTCTCCTCTACTCACCCTCGACGATGATATCAACAttacagatacatacatatgtaagtatgtattaacATTAAACAAGCGATCCTTTTAATTTGCAAGactctatttttatataaacagttTGATTCTCGAAATCGTTATCCAAAATCCTTATTGAAGATTTAATACCGCATGATAAGCAAGGGTCGAGCATGAATTTTGCTCTACGATTCCTGGcgtctttatatttttacggGCATGTCTCTTATCGGAAATGCGGCCCCAGAGATATTTTAGAAGCTAATGGAAGAACTATTGCCTCCTTGCCAGAATGCCGACGTAATAATTTTAGGAAGCAACCTTGAAGAATATGTATGACAAAGCATTGGACATggttaatacaatttttaaaagtaataatgtGATAATAAtgctgaacaaaaataaatgcattataAGAACTTTTTTGGAACACatcttgtggttgttgttgttgtagcgctcCTTGGTCCGAAacaatccgggtccgttccggttacgtagacccgactgttacgGAAACGGGAACACATCCTGTCGGGTTAGGCGATCGAAGTTGaccccaaaaaaattaaaattaatattaacagcATTCAGAGCGCCCAAAAACAAGGAAGAAGTAcgcaattttctaattttatctaCATACATGCGTGGGGAAGTTTGTAGTTTACTTAGCAGTACCGAGCCTCTAAGGGAACTAATGAAGAGCAAAGAGACATTTATTTTCGGGCAGAGAGCAGGACGAGGCATTTCAAGAATTAAAAGCGAAAATTGAGTGGTACCGAAActaatgcaattgcaaatgcTAGTCTGGTGACCCTGAGTGTCGTATTTGTGTAACTTGATAAGGCAAACACTTCGCGGATCTTTTCATTTGCCAGTAAAAGTCACTTACTGGTGGAAAAAAGATATTGACAAACCGAAAACAAAAGTCTTGCCTTGGTGTGggctgttgaaaatttttgattattatttggcTGGACCACACTTTGATTTAATATCACAGACTACAAGAAGTCTTATGTTTACAATCATATCGTTTCGGAGTGATATATAAAGCAGAGAAAGAAAATATTGCTGATTCACTATCAAGGCTTTGTCAAGAAAATAACGCTGATCCATATGACTCGTGACATATGATAGGACTCGTGGAAAGGGAATATGTCTAGCTCATATTATCCATTTCCTCTGGACCTGTCGTCAATAGTTGATAATATCCTATTACGGGGCACTAAACTAGTAGTGAACCTAATGAGGGGCATCCAGAAATAAGTGCAATAAAGCGGAGGTTACGCTCCAAAGTTTGGCGGCCTTGTGTGGACAAGGATGCTGAAAAATACGTCAAGACGTGTCAAGATTGTCTTAAAGTGTCAATGTCACCAAAACCAGCCCTGATGGAGAGAAACACTTTCTTGAATGGACCTTGAAATGCCTAgcaactaatattatattttgggcCCCTTACCTAATGGgaataatatattgatataataGGGATACAATTGATTACTACTACAAATATATGGAGTTAAAAGAGTTTAAATCGATACGATACAAAATCATTATTGATAAAATGAAAGAGATATTTTCAAGATTGTGATTTCTAGAGACATTAACGAGTGACATTAGAAGGCGGTTCATAAGCGTTgagtttaaaagtttttgcaaCATCAACGGTATTCGGCTAATGACTACGCCTCATACTGGCTCCAGGCTAACGGTGAAGAAGAAAATATGATAAGTACCAACATAACAGGTACAAGAAAGAAATTCAGATTCGTTTTAATGTACAATGTTACTCCACATGGTACCACGAGCGCTCCACCGACAGAACTAATGTTTAACAGAGTAATAAGGGACAATATTCCCTGCATTCAAGACCTCGTTGGGAGAATGGCGACTCATAAGAGAAAGATAAGGAGATGCGGGAAAAAGATAAATGGAAACAGTTGACAGACAAGGCTAGAATTGCGGGAGATATTGACATCAAAGTTGGAGATAGAGTACTCTTAAAGAACGTTATATTTCCGCATAAGTTGACATCCACATTTGATACTACCACATATGAGTAGTAAAGCAAGAAGGAAACGTGGTGCAGATTTCCGGGGGCGGTAAAACGTACACAAGGAATGTtggtaatttgaaaaaaattgtgatCACAAACCCATCGAATCCTACAGCTCTAGTTTGTCTCAACGCCGGTTCTTTTTCTCGAACTACGTCTTTGCAGACTGTGATGCTACAGGCAGCCTCCACATCTGAGGATCAGCAGATGCCAAGCTAGAAATTAAAACACCGTCTGGAGAAAAAAGAAGGGTGCGGAGGTCTGAACCTGTAGGGGAGAGTGACTATAACTCAGCAATgataaatattcatatgtaaCGTGCCTGGCAAGACCTCATATGAATTAGATGTCGGGTGACGACGACCGGGACGGACAtggaattaaataattatttataattaattaataatactaTTAGTTTAATATTTGTAAGAATATATCTgagaattataataaatttggaaATTGGCGAATATTACAACTAGTAATAGTAAAAGGGCGAACAAGGATAAAACCTAAAAACATGAAGCATACAAAAATTTgaagggtcggctttagaataacgtcccacgctttcggggataaaatgggtatgggcggatagaggagatcctccagatcaagaatagcTGCGGGAAACCTatggttttcgagatatttcggtttaaagttcaaaatttcgactatttaaagtacttattttttcgttatagaatgaattatacacttatatttttaacttttacatccactaacacttcactaattcgtttttacacatttttttgtttttatatcataaaaaatagctttatttcaacgTAAAAAGGAGTTCCACGCGAAAAGACCTTGGTACACcctggtgttggatcgaccagggttattttttttgaagcgcggccgaaggccgccaacgcaaaaaggagttctacgcgaaaaagtaatattgtcatagagggtataacataatccttaacatcaatgctctctaaCGGATAATAATACTGTTACTTTTGAAGAAAAGTACCGTTTCGTTTTTTCCATTTGCTATTTACTTcatatttgtcaaataaaattcaaacgcgTTAAGTGAGTTGTGCTTAAATTTTGGaaaagataaattttaaaagttattattttaaaaatgagtggAATTTCAACTGGTAagttattatactttttaatatttttttaaatatttattaataatcgtATTTAGATATTGATGAACAATCGACCAGCCGTGGCGTGATGCGTAGAACTAATGTTCTGACAGTGGCAGAATTGGCAGGATGCATCAAATCCCGATGGTATTATCAATGGCGAGGACTAGTATCGTCGGCATATTTAGATGCCGAAAAGTATCGTGCCGTACGCGTTCAGCAATATCTAGGTCAAAGGATACTTGGTTCGAAAACGCCAAAATACCCTTAAACCAGATATTTTAccttatgttttgtttttcgtCGCATTGGTCGCATGAGGAGGTGCGAAAAAATAGCTTTGTCAGGGAACCGATTTTATCCAGCGCTACCATATGCGACTGGTATAACTACTGCCGCGAAGCTGTAGTATTATACCAAGTGGACCATCAGGAGAAGTTGGGTAAAATTGGTGGCCCTGGGAAAATAGTACAAATTGAcgaaagcaaatttgaaaagagaaaatacaacaaaggtaatattaaaaataaacaataatacataattacttatatatttttcttatttcaggCAGGAGGGTGGAAGGTCACTGGGTGTTGGGAATGGTGGAAGATGGCAGTGAGGACTTGCGGTTGGAGGTATGTCCTTACAATGTCAGGTCTGCTGAGGTGCTCATACCCCTGATCGAAAAACACGTTGCGCCCGGCTCAAACATTTGCACCGATTGTTGGAAGGCGTATGATTGCTTATCAACTCACGGGTATGAGCACCGTCGGGTAAACCATAGCGATCCTGACAATCCGTTCGTTGCGGAAGACGGCACGCATACCCAACGAATTGAATCCCAGTGGCgggtaatgaaaagatttttctcAAAGGATAATTACAGCAATCCAGAAAACTTTGCGAATCTTATCATTGAATATGTGTGgcgaaaaaatattgcaaataagcATGAAGATCCTTTTGTGAAATTAATTGAAGCAATAATACACACTTACaaaccataaaaaaaatatttttattttattgaaataatttcttaactttttatttttctgggttttggattcctgtaatTGGGGTAtaatctgttttcatttctttcagttcacttACAAAAGacgtcgataaggtaacactggttatttgacattttgcaaccatcttgttattgtgaaaatcacaaaaatttaagaataattaaaatattgaaataaagctattttttatgatataaaaacaaaaaaaatgtgtaaaaacgaattagtgaagtgttagtggatgtaaaagttaaaaatataagtgtataattcattctataacgaaaatatacgtactttaaatagtcgaaattttgaacttcaaaccgaaatatctctaaaaccataggtttcccgcggctattctaaatctggaggatctcctctatccgcccatacccattttatccccgaaagcgtgagacgttatactaaagttttcccaatttGAAAATGTGATATGAAAAGAAAGGTAGAATTTTTTGCGATGCGAATTGACGGAGTCATATCGGCCGCTGTGAATGAAAGATACATATCGAAAAGAGAATTTTCTGATATTGAGCAATAAAAGTCTTCACGTGTAAACTCTATCTTTAATTAGGTATACCCGGACGTAACACGACATAAAATTGCTTTCAATATGCAATACCGTGACAGTTTTTTATTACCTCACTTTCATTAATTGAACTTGAACGTCGTCAGCTGACAGCAAACAAAAACCATGCAACTGAAGGTAATAAAAATCTATCGTAATATCGATGGActgatatcaaataaaaaatttaagcagaAATGAAAACCTCAgtgcattgtataagcctacaagtagccaaacaatcagctgttttcctatgtgtatgaaacagccgtgatcagcTGATCGAATATgtctttttttgacacagagttttaaataaaaggatgtagtttaacaatttgtttatgaacatgtatttgtaat
This genomic window contains:
- the LOC118680227 gene encoding uncharacterized protein, with amino-acid sequence MFCFSSHWSHEEVRKNSFVREPILSSATICDWYNYCREAVVLYQVDHQEKLGKIGGPGKIVQIDESKFEKRKYNKGRRVEGHWVLGMVEDGSEDLRLEVCPYNVRSAEVLIPLIEKHVAPGSNICTDCWKAYDCLSTHGYEHRRVNHSDPDNPFVAEDGTHTQRIESQWRVMKRFFSKDNYSNPENFANLIIEYVWRKNIANKHEDPFVKLIEAIIHTYKP